GCTGAAGTTGTGATAAAGCCTGAATAATATTATGAATTTAGATATATCTTCAAAATGAAAAGATGTGAATGAATGTTTATTCAAACAAAAAATTTAATAAAAACTTATGATAATATCAATGTAGTTAATGGCGTTAATATAAAGGTTGAAAAAGGTGAAGTTGTCGGGTTGTTAGGTCCTAATGGTGCCGGTAAAACTACCACTTTTTATATGATTGTGGGGTTGGAAAAACCAAACTGCGGAATGATAAATATTTCTGGTGAAGACGTTACGGGTTTGCCAATTCATAAAAGAGCGAAATTTGGTATTGCGTATTTACCGCAAGAAGCTTCGATTTTTCGTAAATTATCGGTGGAAGATAATTTACTAGCAATATTAGAAACTACCGGCATGACTAAAGAAGAGCAACATAACAAAATGGAAAGCTTATTGAAAGAATTTAATGTTAATCATGTCAGAACTCGTAAAGGTGCAGAATTGTCAGGTGGTGAACGGCGACGCGTGGAGATTGCTCGATGTTTAGCAATTGAACCCAATTTTATATTGCTTGATGAACCCTTTGCTGGAGTTGATCCGATTGCCGTTATTGATATTCAAGAGGTCATCAGTTATTTAAAAACCAAAGGTATTGGAATTTTAATAACTGATCATAATGTTAGGGAAACTTTAAACATTGTAGATAGAGCATATATTTTAAATCAAGGTGAGATTTTAATTGAAGGTGATAGCCAAACTATTGCTAATAGTGATATTGCAAAGAAATTCTACCTTGGCG
This genomic stretch from Negativicutes bacterium harbors:
- the lptB gene encoding LPS export ABC transporter ATP-binding protein encodes the protein MFIQTKNLIKTYDNINVVNGVNIKVEKGEVVGLLGPNGAGKTTTFYMIVGLEKPNCGMINISGEDVTGLPIHKRAKFGIAYLPQEASIFRKLSVEDNLLAILETTGMTKEEQHNKMESLLKEFNVNHVRTRKGAELSGGERRRVEIARCLAIEPNFILLDEPFAGVDPIAVIDIQEVISYLKTKGIGILITDHNVRETLNIVDRAYILNQGEILIEGDSQTIANSDIAKKFYLGENFSL